One window from the genome of Cloacibacillus sp. encodes:
- the pdxT gene encoding pyridoxal 5'-phosphate synthase glutaminase subunit PdxT, with protein MSSGPKVGVLAVQGAFAEHCAALEKLGARAVELHALRDIEGIDALILPGGESTTQGRLLRSTGLFAPLKKRIEEGMPVWGTCAGMILLASRIENDVARHFSVMDITVGRNGYGRQLSSFSARGCFAGTENIEMPFIRAPKITAIGAGVEILSEYGGFAVAVREKNMLASAFHPEITQELCVHEYFLSMIKP; from the coding sequence ATGAGCAGCGGGCCGAAGGTTGGCGTTTTGGCCGTGCAGGGCGCCTTTGCGGAGCACTGCGCGGCGCTTGAAAAATTGGGCGCGCGGGCCGTCGAGCTTCACGCTCTCCGCGACATAGAGGGTATTGACGCGCTGATACTGCCGGGCGGCGAAAGTACGACGCAGGGGCGGCTTCTGCGTTCTACGGGTCTTTTTGCTCCGCTTAAAAAACGCATAGAAGAGGGAATGCCAGTCTGGGGCACTTGCGCCGGCATGATACTGCTTGCTTCGCGTATAGAAAACGATGTGGCGCGGCATTTTTCGGTGATGGATATAACCGTCGGCAGAAACGGCTACGGCAGGCAGCTGTCAAGCTTTAGCGCGCGCGGCTGCTTTGCGGGGACAGAAAATATTGAGATGCCCTTCATACGCGCCCCTAAGATAACGGCCATAGGCGCGGGCGTAGAGATACTTTCGGAATACGGCGGCTTTGCCGTGGCCGTTCGCGAAAAAAATATGCTGGCTTCTGCCTTTCATCCTGAAATAACGCAAGAGCTTTGCGTCCACGAATATTTTTTGTCTATGATAAAGCCGTGA
- a CDS encoding TOBE domain-containing protein, which translates to MQLSARNQLKATVTEVKKGAVNNEIDMRLEKGTLLTSIITTASSDSLGLEAGKEVYAVIKASNVMIGEEPGGLRLSARNQLKGTVAAVNHGAVNAEVLITLESGEEIASIITMASAERLALAAGVKAAAIIKASDVMIGVKE; encoded by the coding sequence ATGCAGCTAAGCGCACGCAATCAGCTAAAGGCGACAGTTACAGAGGTAAAAAAGGGCGCGGTCAACAATGAGATAGATATGCGCCTCGAAAAGGGAACGCTTCTCACTTCGATAATCACGACGGCAAGCTCGGACAGTTTGGGACTTGAAGCCGGAAAAGAGGTCTACGCCGTGATCAAAGCCTCCAACGTGATGATAGGCGAAGAACCGGGCGGCCTCAGGCTCTCCGCGCGCAACCAGCTCAAAGGCACGGTTGCCGCCGTAAACCACGGCGCGGTGAACGCGGAAGTTCTGATCACGCTTGAAAGCGGCGAGGAGATAGCCTCCATCATCACAATGGCAAGCGCGGAAAGACTGGCGCTTGCGGCCGGAGTAAAGGCGGCTGCCATCATCAAGGCCTCCGACGTAATGATCGGCGTAAAAGAATAG
- a CDS encoding heavy metal translocating P-type ATPase, translating to MSCNHEHEDKHCHEEEHVHTHEHCAESAERCGACEDVECAHHHVHGHDTACGCASCHVVDNIFAENEADEKEEQGEFRRELIFLAVCGAIFLAALAAEEFAPGIAPKWAFDALFVALYAATGWTVLRQMLRAVVRRDLFNEFTLMGGATLAALAIGEMSEAVGVMLFYRLGEAFQERASSNSRRSIKALLAQKPMTARLVVDDKIIDTDPGEIAEGDIVQVLPGEIIPIDGEIISGAAQIDASAITGESMPVYSSAGARVHGGTLSLDGVLLIRAAGPFEDSTISRMLEMVQQAVEHKSPTERFITRFSKWYTPAVFFLASAVMTLPPLLGHGTWHEWIYRGLVLLVISCPCALVISIPLGYFGGIGAASKNGILVKGANVFDAVGNVEIAVFDKTGTLTYGKFTIAKIAPACGVTCEELLEAAALAESGSTHPVAAAISAAAGEHPLPAGASITQAPGRGMIYKEGQVTILAGNAALLDEYGVKAPEVEGHGTIVHVVKNEKYIGSIIVADSIRDDAARTVRELHELGIRNVYMLTGDRRETAASVAAAVKLDGFKAELLPGDKVDALKELCGGDTKKTIYVGDGVNDGPVLVTSETGIAMGGFGSQVAVEAADAVILDDSPSKVAELLRIAKKTRIIVWENVVMALGVKGAFLILGIAGLAGLWEAVFADVGVALLAILNSTRATRFK from the coding sequence ATGAGCTGCAATCACGAGCACGAAGATAAACATTGTCACGAAGAGGAGCACGTCCACACGCACGAACACTGCGCAGAAAGCGCCGAACGCTGCGGCGCCTGTGAAGATGTCGAGTGCGCGCACCACCATGTGCACGGACACGACACGGCCTGCGGCTGCGCCTCGTGCCACGTAGTTGACAATATATTTGCGGAAAACGAAGCCGACGAGAAAGAGGAGCAAGGCGAATTTCGGCGCGAGCTGATTTTTCTTGCGGTATGCGGCGCTATTTTTCTCGCGGCGCTTGCCGCGGAGGAATTTGCGCCCGGCATAGCCCCTAAATGGGCTTTTGACGCGCTCTTTGTCGCGCTCTACGCGGCCACGGGCTGGACTGTGCTGCGCCAGATGCTGCGCGCCGTCGTGCGCAGAGACCTCTTCAACGAGTTCACGCTGATGGGCGGCGCTACGCTTGCGGCTCTTGCCATAGGCGAGATGTCGGAGGCTGTGGGCGTCATGCTCTTTTACAGGCTGGGCGAGGCCTTTCAGGAGCGCGCCTCATCAAACTCGCGCCGTTCCATAAAGGCGCTGCTGGCCCAGAAACCGATGACAGCGCGTCTTGTGGTGGACGACAAAATAATAGATACGGACCCGGGGGAAATAGCGGAAGGCGACATAGTGCAGGTGCTGCCGGGGGAAATAATACCAATCGACGGCGAGATAATCAGCGGCGCCGCGCAGATAGACGCATCTGCTATAACTGGCGAATCTATGCCCGTGTATTCTTCCGCAGGCGCAAGGGTGCACGGCGGTACGCTCTCGCTGGACGGCGTGCTGCTGATACGCGCGGCCGGCCCGTTTGAGGATTCCACCATCTCGAGGATGCTGGAGATGGTGCAGCAGGCGGTCGAACATAAATCGCCGACGGAACGCTTTATAACGCGGTTCTCGAAATGGTACACGCCGGCGGTCTTTTTCCTCGCCTCCGCCGTAATGACGCTGCCTCCGCTTTTGGGCCACGGCACGTGGCATGAGTGGATATACCGCGGTCTGGTGCTTCTGGTCATCTCGTGCCCCTGCGCGCTCGTCATCTCCATCCCTCTTGGATATTTCGGCGGCATCGGCGCCGCCTCGAAGAACGGCATCCTCGTCAAGGGGGCGAACGTCTTCGACGCCGTTGGAAACGTCGAGATAGCCGTCTTTGACAAGACCGGCACGCTCACCTACGGCAAGTTCACCATCGCAAAGATTGCGCCAGCCTGCGGCGTAACCTGCGAGGAGCTGCTTGAGGCGGCGGCGCTTGCCGAAAGCGGCTCGACGCACCCGGTGGCGGCCGCAATATCGGCTGCGGCGGGGGAACATCCTCTGCCGGCCGGAGCTTCCATAACTCAGGCGCCCGGCAGGGGAATGATCTATAAAGAGGGGCAAGTTACGATACTCGCGGGCAATGCTGCTCTGCTTGACGAATACGGCGTGAAAGCGCCCGAAGTCGAAGGGCACGGAACGATCGTCCACGTCGTGAAGAACGAAAAATACATCGGCTCTATAATCGTTGCCGACTCCATCCGTGACGACGCGGCGCGCACAGTGCGCGAGCTGCACGAGCTTGGCATAAGAAACGTCTATATGCTGACCGGAGACCGCAGAGAGACTGCGGCGAGCGTAGCGGCAGCCGTGAAGCTTGACGGATTCAAGGCGGAACTGCTGCCGGGCGACAAGGTTGACGCGCTGAAAGAGCTATGCGGCGGCGACACTAAAAAAACTATATACGTCGGAGACGGCGTGAACGACGGCCCCGTGCTCGTCACATCGGAGACGGGCATCGCAATGGGCGGCTTTGGCTCGCAGGTTGCGGTCGAAGCGGCGGACGCCGTGATTCTCGACGACTCGCCGTCAAAGGTGGCGGAACTGCTGCGGATCGCGAAAAAAACAAGAATAATCGTATGGGAAAACGTAGTAATGGCGCTTGGCGTAAAGGGCGCCTTCCTTATACTGGGAATAGCGGGGCTTGCCGGGCTTTGGGAGGCGGTATTCGCCGACGTCGGGGTGGCGCTGCTTGCCATTCTAAACTCCACACGTGCAACTCGGTTTAAATAA
- a CDS encoding MOSC domain-containing protein — protein sequence MSQNKEARGKIIAVCTAPEKGMIKHDVGRGLLVEGLGIEGDAHKGFMHRQVSLISMEDIRTMMEKLPDLIPGSFAENLTTEGFDLSQLKIGDMLKVGETLLEVSQIGKECHSHCEVFKKTGECIMPKKGIFTKVIKGGTVKTGDTIEFA from the coding sequence GTGTCGCAGAATAAAGAAGCGCGCGGAAAGATAATCGCCGTCTGCACCGCACCGGAAAAGGGCATGATAAAGCACGATGTGGGCCGCGGACTGCTGGTCGAAGGGCTGGGCATCGAGGGCGACGCGCACAAGGGCTTCATGCACCGCCAGGTGAGCCTCATTTCAATGGAGGACATCCGCACGATGATGGAAAAACTGCCGGACCTTATCCCGGGCAGCTTCGCCGAAAACCTCACAACGGAGGGTTTCGACTTGAGCCAGCTCAAAATAGGCGACATGCTGAAGGTCGGCGAGACGCTGCTGGAGGTCTCTCAGATAGGCAAGGAATGCCATTCGCACTGCGAGGTCTTCAAAAAAACCGGCGAGTGCATCATGCCGAAGAAGGGCATCTTCACTAAGGTGATCAAGGGCGGCACGGTAAAAACAGGCGACACGATAGAATTTGCTTAA
- a CDS encoding iron-sulfur cluster assembly scaffold protein, translated as MYNQKVIDYFMNPRNSGKMEDASAIGEVGNPTCGDVMKIYLKIDPKTEVIEDIKFETFGCAAAIATSSMVTELAKGRTIENALKITNKEVADELGGLPPVKLHCSLLAQEGIEAAVADYYMRRDGKLPEGFKPPKNTITNEGADGTQQEEEEERFVGDDHRVAE; from the coding sequence ATGTACAATCAGAAGGTAATAGATTATTTTATGAATCCGCGCAACTCAGGAAAGATGGAAGACGCCTCGGCCATAGGCGAAGTGGGCAACCCCACCTGCGGCGACGTAATGAAGATATATCTTAAAATAGATCCCAAGACCGAGGTTATCGAAGACATCAAGTTTGAGACCTTCGGCTGCGCCGCAGCTATCGCCACCAGCTCGATGGTGACGGAGCTGGCAAAGGGCAGAACGATAGAAAACGCGCTCAAGATAACAAACAAAGAGGTAGCGGACGAACTTGGCGGACTGCCGCCCGTAAAGCTGCACTGCTCGCTGCTTGCGCAGGAGGGCATTGAGGCCGCGGTGGCCGATTATTACATGCGCCGCGACGGAAAGCTTCCAGAGGGCTTCAAGCCTCCGAAGAACACAATTACTAACGAGGGCGCCGACGGCACTCAGCAGGAAGAGGAAGAAGAAAGATTCGTGGGGGACGATCACCGTGTCGCAGAATAA
- the nifS gene encoding cysteine desulfurase NifS, giving the protein MEPREVYLDNSATTKVDPRVREAMIPYFSEKYGNPNSLHKFGRESRAAIDKARGQVASLINAKPTDIVFTGAGSEADNLAIKGAAWALKEKGKGNHIITTAIEHHAILDTVKWLGKMGFEYTILPVDDKGMVDPKELEAAIRPDTILASIMFANNEIGTIQPIKELGEICRKHGVMFHTDAVQATGHIAIDVQELPIDMMTMAAHKMYGPKGLGALYVRKGIKLIPTLHGGGQEFGLRSGTENVPGIVGFGEAAEIAKARLANGEDKKLAELRDYFIEGVLSRIPESHLTGAAGDKRLPFHTSFTVKYIEGEGMLLLLDAAGIAASSGSACTSGSLEPSYVLLATGIDHTTAHGSVRLTMSHDTTKEDIDYVLEKFPVIVEKLRAMSPFYNKK; this is encoded by the coding sequence ATGGAACCGCGTGAAGTGTATTTGGACAATTCAGCAACAACAAAGGTAGACCCCAGAGTTAGAGAAGCCATGATTCCCTATTTTTCAGAAAAGTACGGCAACCCAAACAGCCTGCATAAGTTTGGCCGCGAATCACGGGCGGCGATAGACAAGGCGCGCGGGCAGGTCGCGTCGCTCATCAACGCAAAGCCGACCGACATCGTATTCACGGGCGCGGGCAGCGAAGCGGACAACTTGGCCATCAAGGGCGCGGCATGGGCGCTTAAGGAAAAGGGCAAGGGAAATCACATTATCACAACGGCCATCGAACATCACGCAATATTGGATACGGTGAAATGGCTGGGCAAGATGGGCTTTGAATATACTATACTGCCAGTGGACGACAAAGGAATGGTCGACCCAAAGGAGCTGGAGGCGGCCATCCGCCCCGACACCATCCTTGCTTCGATAATGTTTGCGAACAATGAAATAGGCACTATCCAGCCAATAAAGGAACTTGGAGAAATATGCAGGAAGCACGGCGTCATGTTCCATACGGACGCGGTGCAGGCTACGGGACACATCGCAATCGACGTGCAGGAGCTTCCGATCGACATGATGACGATGGCGGCGCATAAGATGTACGGCCCGAAGGGGCTGGGCGCTCTTTACGTGCGCAAGGGCATCAAGCTGATCCCGACGCTGCACGGCGGCGGCCAGGAGTTCGGCCTCCGCTCCGGCACGGAAAACGTCCCCGGCATAGTAGGCTTCGGCGAGGCGGCGGAGATAGCAAAGGCGCGCCTTGCAAACGGCGAGGACAAAAAACTTGCCGAACTTCGCGACTATTTCATCGAGGGCGTGCTTTCAAGGATCCCGGAATCGCACCTGACCGGTGCGGCAGGCGACAAGAGGCTTCCCTTCCACACAAGCTTCACTGTGAAGTATATCGAAGGCGAAGGGATGCTGCTGCTTCTTGATGCGGCGGGCATCGCAGCCTCAAGCGGATCTGCCTGCACCTCGGGAAGCCTTGAACCCAGCTACGTGCTGCTTGCGACGGGCATCGACCACACCACCGCGCACGGCTCCGTCCGCCTTACGATGAGCCACGACACTACAAAGGAAGACATCGACTACGTGCTGGAGAAGTTCCCCGTCATCGTTGAAAAGCTCCGCGCGATGTCGCCCTTCTACAATAAAAAATAA
- a CDS encoding Rrf2 family transcriptional regulator: MAITQKCQYALRAIFELAKRQSDGPCKIGAVAEAQGIPVRFLENILSSLKSAGFVDSARGKDGGYFLAKPADAITVGEVIRFVQGPLGPVECTTRDEDDCSFYDDCVFRPLWEKARVALESVYDGTTFRDLVNQSENNCCRPECRCGKKYKNN; this comes from the coding sequence ATGGCGATAACACAAAAATGTCAGTACGCATTAAGGGCGATATTTGAGTTGGCGAAGCGTCAAAGCGACGGCCCGTGCAAGATAGGCGCGGTTGCTGAGGCGCAGGGCATCCCCGTGCGCTTTCTCGAAAACATTCTGAGCAGCTTAAAGAGCGCTGGCTTTGTCGATTCCGCGCGCGGCAAGGACGGCGGATATTTTCTTGCAAAACCTGCCGATGCAATAACGGTAGGCGAGGTGATACGCTTCGTCCAGGGCCCGCTGGGGCCGGTCGAATGCACCACGCGCGACGAAGACGACTGTTCCTTTTACGACGACTGCGTTTTCCGCCCTCTGTGGGAAAAGGCGCGCGTCGCTCTGGAGTCGGTCTACGACGGAACGACCTTCCGCGATCTCGTCAACCAGTCTGAGAATAACTGTTGCCGGCCTGAGTGCCGCTGCGGCAAAAAATATAAAAATAATTAA
- the glgC gene encoding glucose-1-phosphate adenylyltransferase codes for MIQGKYGRVLGMVLAGGKGERLMPLTRYRAKPAVPFAAKYRIIDFALSNMVNSGLFSIYCLIQFKSQSLHEHIGKGWQFGGALRGRDFFVNVVPAQMWDGERWYEGTADAIFQNMHLITLFDADRICIFAADHVYKMDVEQMLAYHMDNKADVTVAAYVVPSSEASQFGCIATDEDGRIIDFVEKPAVPPEIPGRPGYSFVSMGNYIFEREILEESVLSDNERKDSTHDFGRDILPLLFKGYKLMAYDFSTNVLPGGDRPYWKDVGSIKAYWEAHMDLLHHPSALSLYNPQWPIRTVSFSDPPGFTYPDKDHSCSVDGCLRAEASRVLGAYVRKSVLSRNCVINSGSVIEETIIGQNVDIGENCRLRRVIVDAHNHIPAGTSIGYDPVADAARYHVDPASGIVVVGMPKIQLRKKLQIPGSYESMFTTEGSGF; via the coding sequence ATGATACAAGGCAAATACGGACGTGTGCTGGGCATGGTCCTTGCCGGAGGCAAGGGAGAACGCCTCATGCCGCTTACGAGGTACAGGGCGAAGCCGGCTGTGCCGTTCGCCGCGAAATACCGCATCATAGACTTCGCACTTTCAAACATGGTAAACAGCGGCCTCTTCTCAATATACTGCCTCATCCAGTTCAAGAGCCAGTCGCTGCACGAACACATAGGCAAAGGCTGGCAGTTCGGCGGCGCTCTGCGCGGACGCGATTTCTTCGTCAACGTAGTACCGGCGCAGATGTGGGACGGCGAACGATGGTACGAAGGAACCGCCGACGCCATCTTCCAGAACATGCACCTTATAACGCTCTTTGACGCCGACCGCATCTGCATCTTCGCGGCGGACCACGTTTATAAAATGGACGTGGAACAGATGCTCGCATATCACATGGACAACAAGGCCGACGTCACAGTGGCCGCCTATGTCGTTCCCTCGTCCGAGGCGAGCCAGTTCGGCTGCATCGCGACGGACGAAGACGGGCGCATAATAGATTTCGTCGAAAAGCCGGCCGTGCCGCCTGAGATACCGGGACGTCCCGGCTACAGCTTCGTCTCGATGGGAAACTACATCTTTGAGCGCGAGATACTTGAGGAATCGGTGCTCTCCGACAACGAACGCAAAGACAGCACCCACGACTTCGGGCGCGACATACTGCCGCTGCTCTTCAAAGGCTACAAGCTGATGGCCTACGACTTCTCCACCAACGTGCTGCCAGGCGGCGACAGGCCCTACTGGAAAGACGTAGGAAGCATCAAGGCCTACTGGGAGGCGCACATGGACCTGCTGCACCACCCGTCGGCGCTTTCGCTGTACAACCCTCAGTGGCCGATACGCACAGTCTCCTTCTCAGACCCGCCCGGCTTCACCTATCCCGACAAGGATCACTCCTGCTCCGTGGACGGATGCCTTCGCGCCGAGGCAAGCCGCGTGCTTGGCGCCTACGTGCGCAAAAGCGTGCTCTCGCGCAACTGCGTGATAAACTCAGGCTCAGTCATCGAAGAAACGATAATCGGACAGAACGTCGACATCGGAGAAAACTGCCGCCTGCGCCGCGTCATAGTTGACGCGCACAATCACATCCCGGCCGGCACCTCCATCGGCTACGACCCTGTAGCCGACGCCGCGCGCTACCATGTAGACCCCGCCTCCGGCATAGTGGTAGTCGGAATGCCAAAGATACAACTGCGCAAAAAGCTGCAGATCCCCGGCTCCTACGAAAGCATGTTCACCACAGAAGGCTCCGGCTTCTAG
- a CDS encoding glycogen/starch synthase, whose product MKNSDQFITKILHVAPECAPLAKKGGLGDVVGSLPKALRGAGVDARVLMPGWPGVLEKARALGALHSRPIGSIAIAINWRALTAKLWRAELDGLPIYILENDELFCDENIYPERMNGQTAEPMLCLSYASFELARAARWKPQIIHAHDWPAAIIPSALKWHKHYSKMAADYDTAYTIHNMAHQGLFQRECLPGWGFKEEAFSAADPASMEFYGQLNLMKGAINTAEAITTVSPNYSWDIQTEDGGFGLDGVVSANKTKLSGILNGIDYDVWNPHKDPLLPAHYDIAHREGKKSCRRAAMEKFGITDDGRPFVIFVGRLTEQKGVDIMLDALERFMPDKIYALIIGSGSEMYNRKLADFAQRHPESVRTVTEFSEESAHLAYAAGDILVMPSLFEPCGLSQLIAFAYGTVPVVRATGGLADTVIDADASPDGTGFVFTDYSIAEFEEALNRALEAKTDDERWNRIVRNAMKKDFSWNSSAKEYAELYHSIITS is encoded by the coding sequence ATGAAAAACTCAGATCAGTTCATAACTAAAATCCTGCACGTAGCGCCGGAATGCGCGCCTCTTGCCAAAAAGGGCGGCCTTGGCGACGTTGTCGGCTCTCTGCCCAAGGCGCTTCGCGGAGCGGGCGTCGACGCGCGCGTGCTGATGCCGGGCTGGCCCGGCGTGCTGGAAAAAGCGCGCGCTTTGGGCGCTCTGCACAGCCGCCCCATCGGCTCTATCGCAATCGCCATAAACTGGCGCGCCCTTACGGCGAAGCTGTGGCGCGCGGAGCTTGACGGCCTTCCGATCTATATTCTGGAAAATGACGAGCTGTTCTGCGACGAAAATATCTATCCCGAAAGAATGAACGGACAGACTGCGGAGCCGATGCTATGTCTCTCCTACGCGTCATTCGAGCTGGCGCGCGCGGCGCGGTGGAAGCCGCAGATAATCCACGCGCACGATTGGCCGGCCGCCATAATACCGAGCGCGCTCAAATGGCACAAGCACTATTCAAAAATGGCGGCGGACTACGACACCGCCTACACCATACACAACATGGCGCATCAGGGGCTGTTTCAGAGAGAATGCCTCCCCGGCTGGGGCTTCAAAGAAGAGGCCTTCTCCGCCGCAGACCCCGCCTCAATGGAATTTTACGGACAACTGAACCTCATGAAGGGCGCAATAAACACGGCGGAGGCCATAACCACCGTCAGCCCCAACTATTCGTGGGACATACAGACGGAGGACGGAGGGTTTGGGCTTGACGGCGTAGTCTCCGCAAACAAAACAAAACTCTCCGGCATCTTAAACGGCATAGACTACGACGTCTGGAACCCGCACAAAGACCCGCTTCTGCCCGCGCACTACGACATAGCGCACAGAGAGGGCAAAAAAAGCTGCCGCCGCGCCGCGATGGAAAAATTCGGCATAACGGACGACGGGCGGCCCTTCGTCATCTTCGTCGGACGCCTCACGGAACAAAAAGGCGTCGACATCATGCTGGACGCGCTGGAACGCTTCATGCCGGATAAAATTTACGCGCTGATAATCGGCTCCGGCAGCGAGATGTACAACAGAAAACTGGCGGACTTCGCGCAAAGACACCCAGAGTCCGTGCGCACCGTAACGGAGTTCAGCGAGGAGAGCGCGCACCTGGCTTACGCCGCGGGCGATATTTTAGTGATGCCGTCGCTCTTTGAGCCGTGCGGCCTCTCGCAGCTAATAGCCTTCGCCTACGGCACAGTGCCGGTAGTGCGCGCCACAGGCGGCCTCGCGGACACGGTAATAGACGCCGACGCCTCTCCCGACGGCACCGGCTTCGTATTCACAGACTACAGCATCGCGGAATTTGAAGAGGCGCTCAACCGCGCGCTTGAAGCAAAGACCGACGACGAAAGATGGAACCGCATAGTCAGGAACGCCATGAAAAAAGATTTCTCATGGAACAGCTCCGCAAAGGAATACGCTGAGCTTTATCACAGCATTATTACATCCTGA